Proteins encoded by one window of Mycolicibacterium sp. ND9-15:
- a CDS encoding glycosyltransferase family 4 protein: MRIALLSYRSKTHCGGQGVYVRYLSRGLADLGHDVEVFSGQPYPEDLDPRVRLTEVPSLDLYREPDPFRIPWPNEIKTSIDLLELLTTWTAGFPEPRTFSLRAARALAQRRDEFDVVHDNQCLGTGLRKIAGLGLPVVATVHHPITRDKVVDVAAAKWWRKPLVRRWYGFAEMQKQVACEIPELLTVSSTSAADIAEDFGVAPSQLHVVPLGVDTAMFKPAERRVRNRIIAIASADVPLKGVRHLLHAVARLRVERDLELQLVAKLEPNGPTEKLIAELGISDIVHSSSGLSDGELADLLASAEVACIPSLYEGFSLPAVEAMASGTPIVASRAGALPEVVGADGECARLVRPADVDELTAVLGDLLDSPRELARLGANGRKRAMEVFSWQSVAAQTVAVYEQARERVGAC, encoded by the coding sequence ATGCGCATCGCACTGTTGTCGTACCGAAGCAAGACCCACTGCGGTGGGCAGGGCGTCTATGTCCGCTATCTCAGCCGCGGCCTGGCGGACCTGGGCCACGACGTCGAGGTGTTCTCCGGCCAGCCCTATCCCGAAGACCTCGATCCTCGGGTCCGGCTCACCGAGGTGCCGAGCCTGGACCTGTATCGCGAACCGGACCCGTTCCGGATCCCGTGGCCGAACGAGATCAAGACCTCGATCGACCTGCTCGAGTTGTTGACCACATGGACGGCCGGCTTCCCGGAGCCCCGCACGTTCAGCCTGCGCGCCGCGCGTGCGCTGGCCCAGCGTCGTGACGAGTTCGACGTCGTGCACGACAACCAGTGCCTCGGCACCGGCCTGCGCAAGATCGCCGGCCTCGGTCTGCCGGTGGTCGCCACCGTGCACCACCCGATCACGCGCGACAAGGTCGTCGACGTCGCCGCCGCCAAGTGGTGGCGCAAACCGCTGGTGCGGCGGTGGTACGGCTTCGCCGAGATGCAGAAGCAGGTCGCCTGCGAGATCCCCGAACTCCTCACGGTGTCGTCCACCTCAGCGGCCGACATCGCCGAGGACTTCGGCGTCGCGCCCAGCCAATTGCACGTCGTGCCGCTCGGCGTCGACACCGCGATGTTCAAGCCGGCCGAGCGGCGGGTGCGCAACCGCATCATCGCGATCGCGAGCGCCGACGTTCCGCTCAAGGGGGTCAGGCACCTGCTGCACGCGGTCGCGCGGTTACGCGTCGAACGCGACCTCGAACTGCAGCTGGTCGCCAAGCTCGAACCGAACGGTCCCACCGAGAAGCTGATCGCCGAACTCGGCATCTCCGACATCGTGCACAGCTCGAGCGGACTGTCCGACGGCGAGCTGGCCGATCTGCTGGCGTCGGCCGAAGTGGCCTGTATCCCTTCGCTTTACGAGGGCTTTTCGTTGCCCGCGGTGGAGGCGATGGCCAGCGGTACGCCGATCGTGGCGAGCCGTGCCGGTGCGCTGCCCGAGGTGGTCGGGGCCGACGGTGAATGTGCCCGGCTGGTCCGGCCCGCCGACGTCGACGAACTGACCGCCGTGCTCGGCGACCTGCTCGACTCCCCGCGCGAGTTGGCGCGTCTAGGCGCCAACGGGCGCAAGCGTGCGATGGAAGTGTTCAGTTGGCAATCGGTTGCGGCGCAGACCGTTGCGGTCTACGAGCAGGCGCGCGAACGGGTCGGCGCATGCTGA
- a CDS encoding class I SAM-dependent methyltransferase: protein MLTVDFDRLGVGSGTKVIDVGCGAGRHSFEAYRRGADVIAFDQNAADLNDVDEILTAMRAQGEAPLAAKAEVVKGDALNLPYAGGTFDCVIASEILEHVPEDEGAIAELVRVLKPGGTLAITVPRWLPEKLCWVLSDAYHANEGGHVRIYHADRLRDKVLAHGLRLVHSHHAHALHSPFWWLKCAVGTENSDHPAVKVYHRMLVWDMMSRPWLTRTAESVLNPLIGKSVALYFEKPVVVGADA from the coding sequence ATGCTGACGGTGGACTTCGACCGGCTCGGGGTCGGCTCGGGCACGAAGGTGATCGACGTGGGCTGCGGCGCTGGCCGGCACAGCTTCGAGGCGTACCGGCGCGGCGCGGACGTCATCGCCTTCGATCAGAACGCCGCCGACCTCAACGACGTCGACGAGATTTTGACCGCCATGCGCGCGCAGGGGGAGGCGCCGCTGGCGGCCAAGGCCGAGGTGGTCAAGGGCGATGCGCTCAACCTGCCTTATGCCGGAGGCACTTTCGACTGCGTGATCGCTTCGGAGATCCTCGAACACGTGCCCGAGGACGAGGGTGCCATCGCGGAACTGGTCCGGGTGCTCAAACCGGGCGGAACGCTCGCCATCACGGTGCCGCGGTGGCTTCCGGAGAAGCTCTGCTGGGTGCTCTCCGATGCGTACCACGCGAACGAGGGCGGGCATGTGCGGATCTATCACGCCGACCGGTTGCGCGACAAGGTGCTCGCCCACGGCCTGCGTCTGGTGCACAGCCACCATGCGCATGCCCTGCATTCCCCGTTCTGGTGGCTCAAATGCGCGGTGGGAACGGAGAACTCGGACCATCCCGCGGTGAAGGTCTACCACCGCATGCTGGTCTGGGACATGATGAGCCGGCCATGGCTCACACGGACGGCCGAGTCGGTGCTCAACCCGCTGATCGGCAAGAGCGTCGCGTTGTACTTCGAGAAACCGGTGGTCGTCGGTGCTGACGCCTGA
- a CDS encoding prenyltransferase, producing the protein MLTPELEGIPSVPGVLTPQECHQTARSIAATQESSGALPWFDGGHTDPWDHIENAMALTAAGLTEPARAAFEWSRTTQRPDGSWPIQLRNGVIEDANSDSNFCAYIATGVWHHVLITGDRRFAETMWPVVAKAIDFVLGMQLSGGEIGWAQSPSGIEQDALLTGCASIYHSIRCALALADYFDDPQPEWEVAVGRLGHAIAHHPEAFTVKDRWSMEWYYPVLTGAVRGAPARSRIDERWHDFVVPGLGIRCVDDRPWVTGAETCELVMALDAIGDTFRAREQFTAMHHLREADGSYWTGLVFADGKRWPEERTTWTGAAMILAADALSSTTPASSIFRGVDLPRGLEGEYDCECATSDR; encoded by the coding sequence GTGCTGACGCCTGAACTCGAAGGCATCCCGAGTGTCCCGGGTGTGCTCACTCCGCAGGAGTGTCACCAGACCGCAAGATCGATTGCCGCAACTCAAGAGTCGTCCGGGGCGCTGCCATGGTTCGACGGCGGCCACACCGACCCGTGGGACCACATCGAGAACGCGATGGCGCTGACCGCGGCCGGCCTGACCGAACCGGCACGCGCGGCGTTCGAGTGGTCGCGCACGACCCAGCGGCCCGACGGGTCCTGGCCGATCCAGCTGCGCAACGGCGTCATCGAAGACGCCAACAGCGACAGCAACTTCTGCGCCTACATCGCCACTGGTGTCTGGCACCACGTGCTGATCACCGGCGACCGCCGATTCGCCGAGACGATGTGGCCGGTGGTCGCCAAGGCGATCGACTTCGTGCTGGGCATGCAGCTCAGCGGCGGCGAGATTGGCTGGGCCCAAAGTCCTTCCGGCATCGAGCAAGACGCGCTGCTGACGGGGTGCGCCAGCATCTACCACAGCATCCGGTGTGCGTTGGCGCTCGCGGATTACTTCGACGATCCGCAGCCCGAATGGGAGGTGGCCGTCGGTCGACTCGGCCACGCCATCGCCCACCATCCCGAGGCGTTCACGGTGAAGGACCGCTGGTCGATGGAGTGGTACTACCCGGTGCTTACCGGCGCGGTGCGCGGCGCACCGGCGCGGTCTCGGATCGACGAGCGGTGGCACGACTTCGTGGTGCCCGGGCTCGGTATCCGGTGTGTCGACGACCGGCCGTGGGTGACGGGCGCCGAAACCTGTGAGCTGGTAATGGCTTTGGATGCGATTGGCGACACGTTCCGCGCCCGGGAGCAGTTCACCGCGATGCACCACCTGCGTGAGGCCGACGGCTCCTACTGGACGGGGCTGGTGTTCGCCGACGGCAAGCGCTGGCCGGAGGAACGCACGACCTGGACGGGTGCCGCGATGATCCTGGCCGCCGACGCGCTGTCGTCCACCACGCCGGCGAGCAGCATCTTCCGCGGGGTCGACCTCCCGCGCGGCCTCGAAGGCGAGTACGACTGCGAGTGCGCGACAAGCGATCGCTAG
- a CDS encoding class I SAM-dependent methyltransferase: MRTTDELFALAEQVTGFMPADEGRALFDAAVKYLADGIGVEIGTYCGRSTVLLGAAAQQTGGVIYTVDHHHGSEEHQPGWEYHDASMVDAVTGLFDTLPTARHTLDAAGLDDHVVAVVGRSPVVARGWRTPLRLLFIDGGHTEEAAQRDFDGWARWVEVGGALVIHDVFPDPDEGGQAPFHIYRRALATNEFREVSATGSMRVLERTAGVAGEPL, translated from the coding sequence ATGCGCACCACTGATGAACTCTTCGCCCTGGCCGAACAGGTCACCGGATTCATGCCCGCCGACGAGGGCCGGGCTCTGTTCGACGCGGCCGTGAAGTATCTCGCCGACGGCATCGGCGTCGAGATCGGCACCTACTGCGGCAGGTCGACCGTCTTGCTCGGCGCGGCGGCCCAGCAGACCGGCGGCGTGATCTACACCGTCGACCATCATCACGGCTCCGAGGAACACCAGCCGGGCTGGGAGTACCACGACGCGTCGATGGTGGATGCCGTCACCGGTTTGTTCGACACGTTGCCCACCGCGCGGCACACGCTCGACGCCGCCGGGCTGGACGATCACGTGGTCGCGGTCGTCGGCCGCTCGCCGGTGGTCGCACGCGGATGGCGAACCCCGTTGCGCCTGTTGTTCATCGACGGGGGCCACACCGAGGAGGCCGCCCAGCGCGACTTCGACGGCTGGGCCAGATGGGTGGAGGTGGGCGGCGCGCTGGTCATCCACGACGTCTTCCCCGACCCCGACGAAGGCGGGCAGGCGCCGTTTCACATCTACCGACGTGCCTTGGCTACCAACGAGTTCCGCGAGGTTTCGGCAACCGGGTCCATGCGGGTGCTGGAGCGGACCGCAGGTGTTGCCGGCGAACCGCTGTAG
- a CDS encoding TetR/AcrR family transcriptional regulator — protein sequence MSDTALESTRRRLTAKQADTVDRLGRAAVDLLGREGFAGLTVRRVAADAGVGAATAYTYFSSKEHLVAEVFWRRLAASSPAAHESGDPATRVVEVLRHVALLVADEPEFAGAVTTALLGRDPDVEVLRVRIGREIRDRLASALGADIDPDVIDSLEMLYSGALVRAGMGYASYPEIAERLEKSARLIVG from the coding sequence GTGTCCGACACGGCCCTGGAGTCGACTCGGCGCCGTCTGACCGCCAAGCAGGCAGACACCGTCGACCGCTTGGGTCGGGCCGCGGTCGATCTCCTCGGCCGTGAGGGCTTCGCGGGTCTGACGGTGCGACGAGTGGCTGCCGATGCAGGTGTCGGGGCGGCCACCGCCTACACCTACTTTTCCTCCAAGGAACACCTCGTTGCCGAGGTCTTCTGGCGACGGCTCGCAGCGTCGTCGCCGGCCGCGCACGAGTCCGGCGATCCCGCGACCCGGGTGGTCGAGGTGCTGCGGCACGTCGCGCTGCTGGTCGCCGACGAGCCTGAGTTCGCCGGTGCGGTGACGACCGCGTTGTTGGGCCGAGACCCCGACGTCGAGGTGCTGCGGGTGCGCATCGGTCGCGAGATCCGCGACCGGCTCGCCTCGGCGCTGGGCGCCGACATCGATCCCGACGTCATCGACTCGCTGGAGATGCTGTACTCCGGCGCCCTGGTGCGCGCGGGCATGGGGTATGCCTCCTACCCCGAAATCGCTGAGCGACTTGAGAAATCGGCGCGGTTGATCGTGGGCTGA
- a CDS encoding TetR/AcrR family transcriptional regulator, with protein sequence MTTALDNGAHTVAADQFRDRVLDGLAASIAERGYRDTTVADIVRHARTSKRTFYEQFTSKEECLIELLRRNNETMIASVRAAAEPETDWRDQIRSAVIAYVDHISARPAITLAWIREAPALGAAAHPLHREAMEHFTDMLVDISSSAGFQRAQLAPLSRPLALIILGGLRELTALFVEDGGDLCGIAEPAITAAVAILGSR encoded by the coding sequence ATGACCACTGCGCTGGACAACGGCGCGCACACCGTCGCCGCCGATCAGTTTCGCGATCGAGTGCTCGACGGTCTGGCCGCATCCATCGCCGAGCGCGGATACCGCGACACCACCGTCGCCGACATCGTGCGACATGCCCGGACGTCGAAGCGGACCTTCTATGAGCAGTTCACGAGCAAAGAGGAATGCCTGATCGAGCTGTTGCGGCGCAACAACGAGACGATGATCGCGAGCGTGCGGGCGGCGGCGGAGCCGGAGACCGACTGGCGTGACCAGATTCGCTCGGCGGTGATCGCCTACGTCGACCACATCTCCGCACGGCCGGCGATCACTCTGGCCTGGATCCGCGAGGCCCCCGCGCTGGGCGCCGCCGCGCATCCGCTGCATCGGGAGGCGATGGAGCATTTCACCGACATGCTCGTCGACATCAGTTCCAGCGCGGGCTTCCAGCGCGCCCAACTCGCGCCGTTATCACGCCCCCTGGCGCTCATCATCCTGGGCGGGTTACGCGAACTGACCGCGCTGTTCGTCGAGGACGGCGGTGATCTGTGCGGCATCGCCGAACCGGCGATCACCGCTGCCGTGGCGATTCTCGGCTCACGCTGA
- a CDS encoding cytochrome P450 has product MSEAMIVETPTSAQAAPRAARLPPKPPIPKPLLGVAFAVSRRWTLARLARLLGPVFTMNIPVFGHTVVVGDPQLAKQLFLANTDDVGNVQPNLSRVLGPGSVFALDGREHRRRRRLLTPPFHGKSVKNYEKIFEEETLRESANWPRGQAFPTLEPMMRITLNAILRAVFGADDEQLDELRRIIPPWVTLGSRLVTFPTPSRTYGRFSPWGRLAEYRRQYDVVIEKLIAGAAANPGFDDREDVLALLLRSSYEDGTAMSHKEIADELLTLLAAGHETTASTLAWAFERITRHPDVLAKLVTEAGTEDNEYRQAVIAEVQRSRTVIDFAGRHVYSPTLELGEWVIPQGYTVLASISLMHDRAAEFPAPDRFDPQRFLETRPPTFAFIPFGGGTRRCVGAVFANVEMDVVLRTVLRHFVIDSTAAPGEKVHSRGVAYTPKNGGRIVVHRRQTPLAQEEPTNR; this is encoded by the coding sequence ATGAGCGAAGCCATGATCGTCGAAACGCCCACATCTGCGCAGGCGGCGCCTCGCGCAGCCAGACTGCCGCCCAAGCCGCCGATTCCCAAGCCGCTGCTGGGTGTCGCGTTCGCCGTTTCACGTCGCTGGACGTTAGCCCGGCTCGCCCGCCTCCTCGGCCCCGTCTTCACGATGAACATTCCGGTGTTCGGGCACACGGTTGTGGTCGGTGACCCGCAGCTGGCCAAGCAGCTCTTTCTGGCCAACACCGACGACGTCGGCAACGTGCAGCCGAATCTGTCCCGGGTGCTCGGGCCCGGTTCGGTGTTCGCACTCGACGGACGTGAGCACCGTCGCCGCCGCCGGCTGCTGACCCCACCGTTCCACGGCAAGAGCGTCAAGAACTACGAAAAAATCTTCGAAGAGGAGACACTGCGCGAGTCGGCGAACTGGCCCCGGGGGCAAGCATTCCCGACGCTGGAGCCGATGATGAGGATCACGCTCAACGCGATCCTGCGCGCAGTGTTCGGCGCCGACGATGAGCAGTTGGACGAGCTGCGGCGCATCATCCCGCCGTGGGTGACATTGGGTTCGCGGCTGGTGACGTTTCCCACGCCTTCACGCACCTATGGCCGGTTCAGCCCGTGGGGCCGGCTCGCCGAATATCGCAGGCAGTACGACGTGGTCATCGAGAAGCTGATCGCCGGGGCCGCGGCCAACCCCGGCTTCGACGACCGGGAAGACGTCCTGGCGCTGCTCCTGCGCAGCAGCTACGAGGACGGTACTGCCATGTCGCACAAGGAGATCGCCGACGAACTGCTGACCCTACTGGCCGCCGGCCACGAGACCACTGCCTCCACCTTGGCGTGGGCCTTCGAACGGATCACCCGCCACCCGGACGTCCTGGCGAAGTTGGTGACAGAGGCGGGAACCGAAGACAACGAATACCGCCAGGCCGTCATCGCTGAGGTGCAGCGCTCGCGCACCGTGATCGACTTCGCGGGCAGGCATGTCTACTCGCCGACCCTCGAACTGGGCGAATGGGTCATCCCACAGGGGTATACGGTGCTGGCAAGCATCTCCTTGATGCACGACCGGGCGGCCGAGTTCCCTGCCCCCGACCGCTTCGATCCGCAGCGCTTCCTCGAAACCAGGCCGCCGACATTCGCCTTCATCCCGTTCGGCGGGGGCACCAGACGCTGCGTCGGCGCCGTGTTCGCCAATGTCGAGATGGACGTGGTACTGCGCACGGTGCTGCGCCACTTCGTGATCGACAGCACCGCAGCACCCGGGGAGAAGGTGCACTCGCGCGGCGTTGCCTATACCCCGAAGAACGGTGGCCGCATCGTGGTGCACCGCCGACAGACCCCGCTCGCCCAGGAGGAGCCGACCAACCGATGA
- a CDS encoding cytochrome P450 has product MTNAAVANEDAPVMPGRMPPAVPLPKALQMVLMTGFRRWFLRKAFNRYGPVFAINVPFFGRSVVIADPALIRSVYLASTDDLINVQPNLSRIFGPGSVFALDGAEHRKRRKLLAPPFHGQSIKNYEKIIEEETLRETATWPEGVEFPTLEPMNRITLNVILRTVFGADGAELDYLRQIIPPWAKLGSRMATLPQPPFKTGRYSPWGRLAAFRRDFDRIVFALIDKAEADPARGERTDILALLLGSTYEDGTPMSRQDVSDELLTLLGAGHETTASTLGWAFERLRRHPEVLARLVEENDEGGNEYRQAFINELQRNRTVIDFSGRHVLAPHFDVGQWRIPHGYTVMMSLAQMHANAEIFPDPERFDPERFLGKRPPTAWVPFGGGTRRCIGSAFANVEMDVVLRTVLRHFVIETDNAPDEKVHFRGIAFTPKAGGRVVVRHRA; this is encoded by the coding sequence ATGACCAACGCAGCCGTCGCCAACGAGGACGCCCCGGTGATGCCCGGCAGGATGCCGCCCGCGGTGCCGCTGCCCAAAGCCCTTCAGATGGTGCTCATGACGGGGTTTCGCCGGTGGTTCCTGAGGAAGGCATTCAACCGGTATGGTCCGGTGTTCGCGATCAATGTGCCGTTCTTCGGGCGCAGCGTGGTGATAGCCGATCCCGCACTGATCCGATCGGTTTACCTTGCGAGCACCGACGATCTGATCAACGTGCAGCCCAATTTGAGCCGGATCTTCGGTCCCGGTTCGGTTTTCGCGCTTGACGGCGCCGAGCACCGCAAGCGCCGCAAGCTGCTGGCGCCGCCGTTCCACGGCCAGAGCATCAAGAACTACGAGAAGATCATCGAGGAGGAGACGCTCCGCGAGACCGCGACCTGGCCGGAGGGTGTCGAGTTCCCGACGCTCGAACCGATGAACAGGATCACGCTGAACGTCATTCTGCGCACGGTGTTCGGCGCGGACGGGGCCGAACTCGACTACCTGCGCCAGATCATCCCGCCGTGGGCGAAGCTGGGTTCGCGCATGGCGACCCTGCCCCAGCCGCCGTTCAAGACCGGTCGATACAGTCCGTGGGGCCGGTTGGCTGCGTTCCGGCGCGACTTCGACCGCATCGTGTTCGCGCTGATCGACAAGGCTGAGGCGGACCCGGCCCGCGGCGAGCGCACCGACATTCTCGCGCTGCTGCTGGGCAGCACGTACGAGGACGGCACCCCGATGTCGCGGCAAGACGTCTCCGATGAACTGCTCACCCTCCTCGGCGCCGGTCACGAAACCACCGCGTCGACGCTCGGCTGGGCGTTCGAGCGGCTGCGCCGCCATCCCGAGGTGCTGGCCAGACTGGTCGAGGAGAACGACGAGGGTGGCAACGAGTACCGCCAGGCCTTCATCAACGAGCTGCAACGCAACCGGACCGTCATCGACTTCTCCGGACGACACGTCCTCGCACCGCATTTCGACGTCGGGCAGTGGCGGATTCCGCACGGCTACACCGTGATGATGTCGCTGGCCCAGATGCACGCCAACGCGGAGATCTTCCCCGACCCCGAGCGCTTCGACCCCGAACGGTTCCTGGGTAAGCGCCCCCCGACGGCATGGGTGCCGTTCGGCGGCGGGACCCGTCGGTGCATCGGGTCCGCGTTCGCGAACGTCGAGATGGACGTGGTGTTACGAACGGTGCTGCGGCACTTCGTGATCGAGACGGATAACGCGCCGGACGAGAAGGTGCACTTTCGCGGGATCGCGTTCACCCCGAAGGCCGGCGGCCGGGTCGTGGTACGCCACCGCGCTTGA
- the msrA gene encoding peptide-methionine (S)-S-oxide reductase MsrA encodes MNDKKAILAGGCFWGMQDLIRRQPGVVSTRVGYTGGENAGPTYRNHPGHAEAIEIVYDPARTDYRALLEFFFQIHDPTTKNRQGNDVGTSYRSAIFYLDEDQKRVALETIADVDASGLWPGKVVTEVIPAADFWEAEPEHQDYLERYPNGYTCHFPRPGWKLPKRETAGQ; translated from the coding sequence ATGAACGACAAGAAGGCCATCCTGGCGGGCGGTTGCTTCTGGGGCATGCAGGATCTGATCCGCAGGCAACCGGGTGTGGTGTCGACGCGCGTCGGCTACACCGGTGGCGAGAACGCCGGCCCCACCTATCGCAACCATCCCGGGCACGCCGAGGCGATCGAGATCGTCTACGACCCGGCGCGCACGGACTACCGCGCATTGCTGGAGTTCTTCTTCCAGATCCACGACCCGACGACGAAGAACCGTCAGGGCAACGACGTCGGTACCAGCTACCGGTCGGCGATCTTCTACCTCGACGAGGATCAGAAGCGCGTCGCGCTGGAGACCATCGCCGATGTCGACGCCTCTGGGTTGTGGCCCGGCAAGGTCGTCACCGAGGTCATCCCCGCTGCCGACTTCTGGGAAGCCGAACCCGAGCACCAGGATTACCTCGAGCGGTATCCGAACGGTTACACGTGCCACTTCCCGCGGCCGGGCTGGAAACTGCCGAAGCGCGAGACCGCCGGCCAGTAG
- a CDS encoding peptide-methionine (R)-S-oxide reductase: MSYRKNPAAVDALSPEQNRVTQENGTDRPFTGHVFPDGPRTDGGLRYCINSASLRFIHLDDLEAEGYGEYKKLFAAEEAQA, encoded by the coding sequence ATGAGTTACCGCAAGAATCCCGCCGCCGTGGACGCGTTGTCGCCCGAGCAGAACCGCGTCACGCAGGAGAACGGCACCGACCGGCCGTTCACCGGGCACGTCTTCCCCGACGGGCCTCGCACGGACGGTGGGTTGCGCTACTGCATCAACTCGGCTTCGCTGAGGTTCATCCACCTCGACGACCTCGAGGCCGAGGGTTACGGCGAGTACAAGAAGCTGTTCGCAGCGGAGGAGGCGCAGGCATGA
- a CDS encoding nuclear transport factor 2 family protein has product MTSSPFSREELSAAFERFEATVDRAAQTRDWDPWVDQYTDDVVYVEHAAGTMRGRQQVRPWIWKTMESFPGSYMTSFPSLWSVFDEPTGRVICELDNPMRDPGDGTIISATNISILTYAGDGLWRRQEDIYNPLRFVKATVKWCRTAAELGTLPDEAQEWLRHYGGAE; this is encoded by the coding sequence GTGACGAGCAGCCCCTTCAGCCGTGAGGAACTCTCCGCGGCATTCGAGAGGTTCGAGGCGACGGTCGACCGCGCCGCGCAGACGAGGGACTGGGATCCCTGGGTCGACCAGTACACCGACGACGTCGTCTACGTCGAGCACGCAGCCGGCACGATGCGCGGTCGCCAGCAGGTTCGCCCGTGGATCTGGAAGACGATGGAGTCGTTCCCCGGCAGCTACATGACGTCGTTCCCGTCGCTGTGGAGCGTGTTCGACGAGCCGACCGGCCGGGTCATCTGCGAACTCGACAACCCGATGCGCGACCCCGGCGACGGCACGATCATCAGCGCGACCAACATCTCGATCCTCACCTACGCCGGCGACGGGTTGTGGCGCCGCCAGGAGGACATCTACAACCCGCTGCGGTTCGTCAAGGCGACGGTGAAGTGGTGCCGCACGGCAGCCGAACTCGGCACGCTGCCCGACGAGGCCCAGGAGTGGCTGCGCCACTACGGAGGCGCCGAGTGA
- a CDS encoding NAD-dependent epimerase/dehydratase family protein, which produces MSKLVVGANGFLGSHVARLLVADGHDVRAMVRPNANTTSIDDLPVDRFLGDIWDNDTLRAAMDGVDDVYYCVVDTRGWLKDAAPLFHTNVEGTRNVLEVAKDAGLRRFVYTSSYVTVGRRRGHVATEADVIADGGEMSPTFRLRGLTPYVRSRVQAEALVLQYAREHGLPAVAMCVSTTYGSGDWGRTPHGAIIAAAAFGKLPFVLGGIELEAVGVDDAARAMILAAEHGRVGERYLISEKMISNAEVVRIAAEAAGVPPPTRTIPLPVSYAMATLGTVKARLTGTDEKLSLESLRLMRAEAPVACGKARRELGWQPRPVEESIREAARFWAGLRDARRQSKAG; this is translated from the coding sequence GTGAGCAAGCTTGTCGTCGGGGCCAACGGCTTCCTGGGATCGCATGTCGCCCGGCTGCTGGTGGCCGACGGGCACGACGTCCGAGCGATGGTGCGTCCGAACGCCAACACCACCAGCATCGATGATCTGCCCGTCGACCGGTTCCTCGGGGACATCTGGGACAACGACACCCTGCGCGCGGCCATGGACGGTGTCGACGACGTGTACTACTGCGTCGTCGACACCAGGGGTTGGCTCAAGGACGCCGCCCCGCTGTTTCACACGAACGTCGAGGGCACCCGCAACGTGCTCGAGGTCGCGAAGGACGCCGGTCTCCGCCGCTTCGTCTACACCAGCAGCTACGTCACCGTCGGGCGCCGGCGCGGGCATGTGGCCACCGAGGCCGACGTGATCGCCGACGGAGGCGAGATGTCGCCGACCTTTCGGCTCCGGGGTCTGACGCCGTATGTGCGGTCCCGCGTTCAGGCCGAGGCCCTCGTGCTGCAGTACGCGCGTGAACACGGCCTGCCCGCGGTGGCGATGTGCGTGTCCACCACGTACGGCAGCGGCGACTGGGGTCGTACGCCGCACGGCGCGATCATCGCCGCCGCGGCGTTCGGCAAGCTGCCATTCGTGCTGGGCGGTATCGAACTCGAGGCCGTCGGAGTCGACGATGCCGCGCGGGCAATGATTCTCGCCGCCGAGCACGGCCGTGTCGGTGAACGCTACCTGATTTCGGAGAAGATGATCAGCAACGCCGAGGTCGTGCGCATCGCGGCAGAAGCCGCCGGGGTGCCGCCGCCGACGAGGACGATCCCGCTGCCGGTGTCCTACGCGATGGCCACGCTGGGCACCGTCAAGGCGCGGCTGACCGGAACCGACGAGAAGCTGTCGCTGGAGTCGCTGCGGCTGATGCGGGCCGAAGCGCCGGTGGCCTGCGGCAAGGCCAGACGCGAACTCGGTTGGCAGCCAAGGCCGGTCGAGGAGTCGATCCGCGAGGCGGCACGGTTCTGGGCCGGTCTGCGCGACGCCCGACGTCAGAGCAAAGCCGGTTAG